The Streptomyces sp. NBC_00576 genome contains the following window.
GGTTCGGTGAGTCCGAGGAGGAGTTCGGCGAGGGCGCGGCCGCCGCGCATGCCCGGGTTGAACGCCTCGATGAGGGCTGCCGCGTTCAGTGCCGACTCGGGGAGGGTGCTCGGCTTGGACTGGATCAGTACGACGATCATGGGTGTGCCGGTGGCGGCGACTGCGTCCAGCAGTGCGATCTGGCTTCCTTGGAGGTCGAGCGTGGCCGTGGAGCGCACCTCGCCGGTGAGGTCGATGGTGTCTCCCACGACCACCACGGCGTAGTCGGCTGCCTCTGCCGCGGAGGTGGCCTCCCGGAGTTGTGCCTGGTCGACCGGGGCGGGGGTGAAAACGGGCGGCTGCGGTTGGCCGTCGGGCCCGAGGGACCACTCGGAGTTGGAGGCGGGGCTTTCAATGTCGGCTCCGCGGGCGTGCGCGATGGTCCAGTCGGCGGGTACGACGGCGCGAAGGCCGTCGAGCACCGTCTCCACCGTCTTGCGTGGATGTCCGTCGGGCATCCACGGGACCTGGCCGGTGGCGCCTGCCCAGTCGCCGAGCATGGCTTGCGGGCTGTCGGCGTTGGGGCCGATGACCGCGATCGTCCGCGGTGTGCCCTGGCTCGCGGCGCGGCCGGTTGTGTCCGAGGTCAGCCCGCCGTCGAGGGGCAGGATCCCCTCGTTGCGCAGCAGCACCATGGAGCGTCGGGCGGTCTCCAGGTTGAGGTCGGCGTGTTCGCGGCAGCCGATCACCTGTGCCTGCCGCTCGGGGTCGGGGGCGCGGGGGTCCTCGAAGAGCCCGAGCTCGAACTTCAGTCGCAGAACCCGCCGTACCGCGTCATCGATCTGTTTCTCGTCGACCAGGCCGCGGGCGACCGCCTCCTGCGCACCCTCGAAGAACGCCGGTGTGGCCATGATGAGGTCGTTCCCGGAGTTGACGGCGACCGCCGCCGCCTCGGCGTAGTCGGCGCAGGTGCGCTGGTCGTAGACCATCCGGCCGACGTTGTCCCAGTCGGTCACCAGCGTGCCGGTGAAGCCCCACTCACCCTTGAGTACATCGTTGATCAGCCACTGGTTCGCGGTGATGGGCACCCCGTCGATCGACTGGTAGCCGAGCATGAAGCCGCGGCAGCCGGCCCGAACGGCTTGCTCGAACGGGGGCAGGAACCACGAGCGCAGCTTGCGTGGGCTGAGATCGGCTTCGCTCGCGTCGCGCCCGCCCAGGGTCTCGGAGTAGCCCGCGAAGTGCTTGGCGTACGCCAGCACGGCTGTCGGGTCGCTGAGGCCCTCACCCTGGTAGCCGCGCACCATTGCCGCGCCGAGTTCGCCGATCAGGAACGGGTCCTCGCCGAACGTCTCGTTGATCCGGCCCCAGCGCAGGTCCCGGGTGATGCACAGGACCGGGGAGAAGGTCCCGTGGATTCCGGTCGTCGCGATTTCGGTCGCGGCCGCGCGGGCCACCCGGTGGAGCAAGGAGGGATCCCAGGTGCAGCCCATGGCCAGCTGGGTCGGGAAGATGGTCGCGCCCGGCCAGAAGGAGTGGCCGTGGATGCAGTCGTCGACGGTGAGCAGGGGAATGCCGAGCCGTGTCCGCTGGGCCATTTCCATGGCCTCGGGCATCCGTTCGGGAGTCACATGCAGGACGGATCCGGCCAGCTTGGTCGACAGGATGTCCACCAGGTCCCCGTGTTGTGCGTCGAGCATCAGCAACTGCCCGACCTTCTCCGGCAGGGTCATCCGGGACAGCAGGTCCTCGGTTCTCGAGTCCACGGCCGCTTCCGGATCCAGGTACGTGGCAGGGCGGACCGGCTGTCCCACTATGTTCTCCAAGTCATCAGTAGTCGCGGGTGAGGAAGTTCGTTGCGGACCGGGGTGGTTGCCACGGTCGACGGCGCTTCGCCGCAGAGACACTGCCGCCCGCCACGGCGGGGCTCGCGGGCTGTCCGCCCGACGCCCGGTCGGGACCGGGAACGGCGCACAGCGAGGCGGACGCCGGTGTGTCACTTCAGGCCGGTGGTGGCGATGCCGGCGACGAATTGGCGCTGGAAGAGGAGGAAGACGATCGTCACCGGGAGCAGGACGACGACGCTGCCGGCGAGGAGGATGCCGTAGCGGGTGAAGTCCTGTCCGCTGCTGGCCAGGGCGAGGCCGACGGGGAGGGTGTACTGGCTTTCGTTCTGGGCCACGACCAGCGGCCACAGGAAGTTGTTCCAGGAGCCGAGGAAGGTGATGATCCCCAGGGTGGCCAGGGCGGGTTTGGTCAGCGGCAGGATGATCTTCCAGAAGATGGCCAGTTCGCTGCAGCCGTCGACGCGGGCGGCGTCGATCAGTTCGTCGGGCAGGGAGGAGATGAACTGCCGCATCAGGAACACCCCGAAGGGGGTGGCAAGGAAGGGCAGGATCAGCCCGAGCAGGGAGCCGGTCAGATTCATGTTGGCCACCAGCACGTACAGCGGCACGAAGGTGACCAGGCCGGGGATCATGAGGGTCCCGATGACCAGCGTGAATACGGCGCGCTGTCCCCGGAACTCCAGCTTGGCCAGGGCGTAGCCGAGCATCGAGCAGAAGATCAGGTTCCCGGCGGTGACTGCGAGAGCCACGGTCACGGAGTTGGCGAACATGCTCGTGAAGTCGAGCCTGCTGAACAGTTCGTGGAAGTTGGCGGTAGTGGGTGCTGTGGGGATCAGCACGGGAGGTACGGCGCGGATGTCGGCCTCGGGTTTGAAGGAACCGGAGAGCATCCACAAGAACGGCGCGATCATCAGCAGTAGAGCACCGGCAAGTGGTATGTACAGCCAGGGGTGGCCCCAGGTCTGCCGGATGTGGCGGCGCCGCAGGGCCTGGTCCGCGCCGGATGGCGCTGTCGGGAGGGTGGAGAGGGTGTTCATGGGTATCAGTCCTTGTCTCGCAGTATCCGGAACTGCAGGACGGTCAGCGCGACGATGAGGACGAAGATGACGTAACCGGCGGCCGAGGCCACGTCGTAGTTGCCGTTGCCGAACTGCTGGTAGGCGTACATCGTGGCCGAGAGGGTGGAGTCCAGCGGTCCGCCCTGGGTCATCACGAAGGGTTCGTCGAAGAACTGCAGGTAGCCGATGCCTGTGGTCACGGCCGTGAGCAGCAGGGCGGGGCGCAGGAGGGGGAAGGTGACCTGCCAGAAGCGCTGCCAGGCCCCGGCGCCGTCGAGTTCGGCCGCCTCCATCAGGGACTGGGGCACGGACTGCAGTCCGGCGAGCATGATGATCATGACGGTGCCGAGGTTGCGCCATACGGCCATGAGGATCATGACGGGGAGGGCGAAGCGGGTGTCGGCCAGCCAGGCGGGGCCGTCGATCCCGAACCAGCCCAGGACGGTGTTCACCAGTCCCGTGCGCGGTTCCAGGAGGGTCTTCCACACCACGGCGATGGCCACGATGCTGGTGATGACCGGGAGGTAGAAGCCGACCCGGAAGACGGCCCGGAAGCGGCGGATGCCGCGGTCGAGGGCGACCGCCGCGGCGAGCCCGGCGGCCAGCGTCAGAGGCAGACCCACCACGACGAAGACGGCGGTGTTGCGCAGCGCGTGAACGAACTGCTCGTCCTGGAAGAGCCGTACGTAGTTGTCGAAGCCGGTGAACGACACGTTCAGCGGGGTGCGCAGGTCGGCGCTCTGGGTGTCGGTCAGGCTCATCAGCAGCGACCAGACGACCGGCAGCAGCATGAAGGCCAGGAACAGGGCGAGGAACGGGGCAGCGAGAGTCCAGGCGGCCCTTGTCTGCCTACCGCGCGCCGTGCTCCGGAGCGCGAAGGGCCGGCGACCGGCACTTTGCTGCGGCCCTGCGGTGCTCGACTCGTGGGCGTCGCCCTGCCCGGGAAGCGTTTTCGTGGACATGGATGTCATCCGTCCCTGCGAGGGGTGCTCACGCGGCGGCGCTCAGCGGCCGGTGCCGATGGAGGTGGCCTTGGACTGCAGCGCCTGCTGCACCTGGGCGACCGTGGCCTTGCCGAGGGACAGCCTCTCCAGCTGGGAGTCGACGGCGTCGGCGATCTGCTGCCAGGTCCCGATGGCGGGCGGCGCTTTGCTGACCTTGAGCTGGTCGGCGAACGCCTTCATCGTCTCGTCCTCGCTCAGCTTCGCCTCGTCCCACGCGCTGGGCGACGGCGGAATGTTGCCGGTGGCCTTGGCGTAGGCCGCGAGGTTGGCGGGCTCGGTGAGGAACCGGGCGAACTTCCATGCCGCGTCGGCGTTCTTGGCGTCCTTGAACACCGCCAGGTCGCTGCCGCCGGCGAACCCGGCGGGCTGCTTGGAGTACGGCAGCGGCGCGGTTTCCCACGTGCCGTCCAGCTTCGGGGCGTCGTTGTGGAGGCTGCCGCCGACCCCCGGGCCCTCCTGGTAGGTGGCGATCTGGCCGGCCTGGAACGCCGGCATGCTTTCCGTCTTGTCGGTCGGCGCCAGGCCCTGCTTGGGGATGCTCGCGTAGTACTCCAGAGCCTTGGCGACCTCGGGCGAGTCGAAGGTGAACTTCCCGGTCTCGGCGTCGTAGATGTCACCGCCCTGCTGCCAGACCAGCGGCAGCCAGAAGATCCAGGAGTTGAAGCCGATGTTCCACCCGGTCGAGTAGCGCAGCTTGGGATTCTGCTTGCCGGCGGTGGCCTGGATGGCCTTGAGGTCCTTCAGGTAACCGTCCCAGGTGCCGGCCGGGGCGCCCTTGATGCCGGCCTTCGCGGTGAGGTCGGTGCGGTAGTAGACCACCATGGTGTTCGCGATGAACGGCACACCGTAGGACGTGTCCTTGTACTTGGTGGTGTCCCACTGGCCGGGGTAGAAGCTTGAGGACTTGATCGACGCCGGGGTGGCCTGGAAGCCGTTCATGGCGGCCATCTCGGCCATCCAGGTGGTGCCGACCACGGACATGTCCGGTGTGTTGCCACCGGCGATCGCGGTGGTCAGCTTGTCGTGGGCGGCGTCCCACGGGACGGGGGTGATCTTGACGTGGGCGTCCGGGTTCTCCTGCTCGAACTTCTTGGCCAGGTTCTTCAGGGCGGGGTCGGTGTCACCCATGGCCCACATGACCAGCGTCCCCTCGGCCTTGCCGCTGCTGATCTTCGCAGGAGCGTCCTTGCCGGGGCCGGAGTCCGCGCTGCGGCCGCAGCCGGTGGCCAGCAAGGCTGCTGTGACGGTGACGGACAGGGCCTGGACGGTTCTGACAGTGTGACGAGTGGTGGTACGCATAGTGCGGCTCCTTTTGCCGTTGAGCGGTACAGGACTCTGGGGCGGCAGAGGACAAGAACGGTCGGGTGACCGGCAGGGTCAGGCCATGGGTCGCAGACCTGGGGGCCGGCGGTGACATCGGCGGTCAGTCGCGGATCGCGACTGCAGCGTCCGACGCGGAGCTGGTGGCGGCCGGGCAGGGTGTGCCAGGCGTACCGGTGTCCCGCATCGGGAGACCGCAGGCGAGCACGTGCGCCTCGGCGGTGACGCGTGATCCTGGTTCTGCGTGGATGGCGGTGAAGCGGCCGGCACGCGGGCAGGCCGGTCGGGTCGACATGTGCAGCGGCTTCAGCTGGACCTGAACGACCTACCGGCCCGCCCGAGGGCCGGTGTTGGTCAGTTCCACGGCCAACTGGAGTCCGTCCCCGCCTACGGGGCTGGATGGGCGGCGGGGACGGACGGTTCAGAAATGGTGACGACTCATACGTCCACCGGGTGCGGCCGAGCGAGAGCCCTACCCAGGCCGGAAGCGCACTGAGCCCTTGGCGGTCCCGGAACCGGTGGCAGCGCGATGACGTCGCGTCAGTTTAAGTTCGGCTGAAACGACGATCCACGGATCACGAGGCTGGTCGGAATGGTGCGCGAGGGGGCGGCCTCCGGCGATCTGCGCACGTGGTCCAGGAGCAGACGCGCCGCCGCCTCACCCATCTCCCGCATCGGCTGGCGAATGGTGGTCAGTGCCGGATAGGTGTACGACGCCAGCTCGACGTCATCGAAGCCCACTACGGCGACATCCTGCGGAATCTCAAGGCCGGCGTGGTGCAACGCGGCGAGCACGCCGGCCGCTGACGGGTCGTTGTGCCCGAAGACGGCGTCGAACTCGACGCCGTCCGCGAGAGCTTGCGCGACCGCGCTCCGGCTGTTCTCGAACTGGAAGTCGCCGCAGATGATGCTGCGCCGGTCGAGCTCGATCCCGGCCTGCGCATAGACATCCACGAAGCCACCCAGCCGTTCCCGGGTACAGCCGTACGCCTCGGGACCGGTCACCACCAGAGGACGACGGCGCCCGATCTCCAGCAGGTGCCGCGCGGCCTGCTCGCCCCCCTCCCGGTTGGTGGTGGTCACGTAGGGGAATCCAGGCCGCTGGAAGCGGTCGTCGATCAGCACCACCGGCAGTCCCGATTCGTGCAGTTCCGTGATGTATCCCAGGGCCCCCTCGGGCTCGAGCACCAGCAGACCGTCGAACGACTTGGCGGCGACCTGCAGGCCCAGCCTGCGCAGTGACTCCTCGCCGCGGTTCCAGGTCAGCATGCGCAGTCCGAAGCCCTCGCTCTCCAGCGTGTCGACGACCGCCTGCACGATGCCGGACCAGACCCAAGCCAGATCAGGGACCAGCATGCCGATCATCTGTGTCGTGCCGCGGGCGAGCCCCACAGCCCCGGCACTCGGCACATAGCCGAGCTCCGAGATCGCCTTGCGGACCTTCAAGACAGTGTTCTCGTGGATCTCGCCTTTGTCGTTCAGCACCCGCGAGACCGTCGTCTTGCTGACTCCGGCCCGCGCGGCCACGTCAGCGATTGTGATTCCCATGCCACCCTCCCTCCCTCCATGCAAAGGCGGAAGACAGCCCTCCCGCACCGAAGGACTGATCGTACAAAGACTCGTGCAACCGGTACCGAAAGCGATCCCGGAACCGGTTTCGGTACCGGTTCCGGAAGTGAAGCACCGAGATGTCCCACCGGTCAACACACCGGACCCAACTCGTTAACAAGGAATTTGCGACCTGCGACCACCAGGAGCCAGCGGGGCGGAGCCCAGCGCCGTCCTTGAGGAGTGCGAGACGAACGGTGGCGAGGCTGGTCGCCTCCCGGTCGGCTATGGCCTGCAGGGACAGGCGGTCTCGTTCGTACCAGACGCGCCACTGCCTCACGCGGGTGGCGGTGTGCTGGGTGCGGCGAAAGCGGGGCAGGCTCCAGTCGACGGGGTGTTGGGAGAGCAGGTAAATGGCGTGGGATGTGGTGGTGTTCAGGGTGCGCGCGACGCGCGCGATGGAGAAGTCGCCTTGGGGCACGGCCCGGTGGAGCCGGTCGGCGCTGATGCTGTCGGGGTCGGGGTCGGGGTCGGGGTCGGGGTCGGGCAACTGGAGGTGACGCAGCGCGCGGGCGGGCAGCCGCGGGGTCCACTGGAGCGGTTCGTCGATGCCGTGCTCGTCGAGGAGCGCACGTGCGGCGCGGGTGAGCAGATCGGCCTCTGCGGGCAGAATCCGCCACCGGAACCGCTGGTTTGCTGGCGTTGAGAACTGGTGGCGGGTGCGATGTCCGGGTGCGCGAAGTGCGTCAGAGAGCCGATGTGCCCGGTCGACGGGCGAAGAGGCAGTCGGACAGCTCGTCGGCGAGCATCCGAACGCTGGTCTGCCAGGACGATGCGCTGTTCCAGCGCCAGGAGCAACTGGCGCCGGCGCGGCCCTGCTCGGTGTCGATAGTGAAGGGCGGCATGTCCAGGTGCGTGGTGCGCCGACCGGTCTGCGTCAGGACTGTCTCGCCGACTGCTTCGCCTTCGCTGAACAGGCCCTTGACCGCAAGACCCACGCCGACCTTGAGGAGGGTGACGGGGAACTCGTTGGCGATCCACTTCAGGTGGTTGCTGACCTCGATGCCGCTGGTCTTGCACCACTTGAGGAAGTGCAGCAGATGATGGATCACAGCCCGCACACAGGGCTCGGGCCGCCCGGGCAGGCGCTCAGCAGCTTCCCCCAACGGGACACCGTCAAGGTCGGCGCACCGTAGCTCGTCCAGAAGATCAGGCGCGAGAAGCCACTCGCGGCGGAACCCGGCCAGGAAGCGGATGTTCTCCAGCTCCGCTTCCGGCGGCTCACTCCACACCTCGTAGCGCCACCCGCGCGACTCCACCGCCAGCCGGGTCCATGTGGAAGCGAAGACCACCACCGGCTTCGCCAGCCGCTGATACGGCTTGACGTCCACCCCCACCGGGCCGTGCTCTGTGATCAGGAAGTAGTCCGGGACGGAGCAGCCGAAGCCAACAGATCGAGCGAAGCAGTCGACCATGAGACTGTCCATGGAAGGTCTGCCTCACGTTCGATTCACTCCAATGAGCGAACAGGCTGACCAGCCAATCTCAGATTTGTGGCCGATCAGCCACCCAGCGGCCATCGGTCGTGAGATTCGACCACGGGAACTCTGGGATCCCACAACGTCAGGTCAGGTCAGGTCACCAACCACGACCTTGTCCGTTCTGTCGCCCCGGCTCAGACACGCTCTCCGGCGGCGCTCACCAGCGCGTCGAAGAGTCTCTGCTGTGCCGGGTCCTCGTGTGCGGTGTCCTCGGGGTGCCACTGGACGGCCGTGAACCAGCTCCGGGTGTCCGGGAGTTCGAGCGCCTCGATCGTGCCGTCCACCGCCGTGGCGATCACTTCCAGGCCGGCGCCCGGGCGGTCGACGCGCTGGTGGTGGTAGCAGGAAGCCTCCGCCTTCTCCGCACCGACGACCCTTGCCAGCAATGAACCCTGACGAATCGTCACCGGGTGTATTACGTGCCGGTGTTCGCGCTCCGGGCCGCCCATGTCCTGGTCGAGCGTGCCGCCCAGGGCGACGTTGACGACCTGCAGGCCGCGGCAGATCGCGAGCAGCGGGATGCCCGACTCCAGGGCGCTGCGGGCGACTTGGAGGTCGAAGGTGTCCTGGAGGTCGTCGACGTCGTACACCGAGTCGTGGGTGTCGGCGGCGCCGTAGCGGTGCGGGGCGAGGTCGCCGCCGCCGGGGAGCAGGACGCCGTCGAACCGGGCGAGGCGGGCGGCCACGTCACTCTCCGCGGGATGGATGGTCGCCGGTTCGCCGCCCGCTCGCCAGACGGCCTCGATCAGCGCGCGGGCGTTGACCTCGGCGGCGTACCGCAGAGCGGACGTGGAGGCGGCGAAGCGGGCCGGGATCGCGATGAGCGGCCTTGGTCGCGTCGTCACAGCTGGATCCAGGTGGTCTTGAGCTCGGTGTACTTCTCCAGGGCGTGCGCTGACTTGTCGCGGCCGTTGCCGGACTGCTTCATGCCGCCGAAAGGGACGGTCAGGTCGCCCTCCTCGTAACAGTTGACCCAGACCGTGCCGGCTTTCAGCGCCCGTGAGACCTGGTGGGCGGTGGTCAGGTCCGAGGTCCACAGGCCGGCGGCGAGGCCGTAGTCGGTGGCGTTGGCCAGCCGTACCGCCTCGTCCACGTCGTCGAAGGTGAGGATGGACAGGACCGGGCCGAAGATCTCCTCGCGGGCCAGGCGCGTCCCGGGGCCTACCTGGTCGAACACGGTCGGCTCCAGATAGGTGCCGCCCGTGGTCTCCAGGACGCGGGTGCCGCCGGTGCGCAGCCGGGCGCCCTCCTCCCGGCCCGCGCCGATGTGGTCGAGTACGCGGCCCAGGTGGGGCTCCCCGACCAGCGCACCCATCTCCGTGGCCGGGTCGAGGGGGTCACCGACGCGCAGTTCGCGCGCCCGGCGGACGATGGCCTCGGTGACCTGCTCGGCGATGGAGGAGTGGACCAGGAGCCGGGAGGGTGCGGTGCACATCTCGCCCTGGTTGAAGAAGATGCCCCAGGCGGCGGTGGCGGCGGCCTTCTCCAGGTCGGGGGCGTCGGGAAGGATGATGTTGGGCGACTTGCCGCCGAGCTCCAGCCAGACGCGCTTGAGGTTGGAGTCGGCGGAGTACCGAAGGAAGTGGCGGCCGACAGCAGTGGAGCCGGTGAACGCCAGTACATCGACGTCGGGATGGAGCCCGAGCGCCCGGCCGGCACCCGGGCCGTCCCCGGCGACGACGTTGAGGACGCCCGGCGGCAGCCCGGCCTGGGTGCCGAGCCGGCCCAGCTGCAACGCGGACAGCGGGGAGTTCTCCGAGGGCTTGAGCACGACCGTACAACCGGCGGCGAGTGCCGGGGCGACCTTCCAACTGGCCAGCGTGAGCGGGAAGTTCCAGGGGACGACCGCGCCGACGACGCCGGCCGGTTCGCGGGTGACGAGGGCGAGCGCGTCGGGGGCGGTGTGCGGGGACTCGTCGGTGAGTTTGTCCGCCAACTGCCCGTACCAGCGGAAGGTGTTGATGGCGGCGCGCAGTTCGATGTCGTGCGCGTCCGTGATCGGCTTGCCCATCTCCAGGGTCACCGTCAGGGCGAGCAACTCGCGCTGCTCTTCGAGGAGTTCGGCGAGCCGCAGCAGCACCCGGCCCCGTTCGGCGGGCGCAAGGCGCGGCCAGGGTCCGGTGTCGAAGGCCCGGCGGGCGGCGGCCACGGCGGCGTCCACCTCGGCGGGCCCGCCGTCGGCGACCTCGGTCAGCACCTGGCCGTCGCGGGGCGAGACGACGGCGAAGGTGGCGCCGCCGCCGGGCTCGTCCCTGCCGTCGATGTGGTGTGCGCCGTGCACCGTCGGCGCCTTGGCTCGGCGGAGCCACTCGTCGTGGGTGACAGGCGACATGCGGGCCTCCAGAACAGATGGATATGTGGGGAGTGGTCGAGAGAACGCGGGTGAAGGCCTCCGGAGCGGCCGGTGCCGCTCCGGAGGCCGGCGGGGGGCCGGGTCAGGCGTCGGCGGCCTGAACACGCGGTCGCGTCAGCCGGGCGGTGACGACTCCGAGGGCCATGACGGCCGGGACGGTCAGTTCCAGCCACAGGGCGGTGTCGCTGTCGCCGCCGATGAGGGTGGTGAAGTTGTCGAGGATCAGCCAGACGGCGCCCGCGACGGCGACCGTGGCCAGGGCGGGGGCGATCAGGGTGTTCCACAGGCGCGTGTCCAGGCGCTCGCGGCGGAAGAAGACGACCACGGACACCGAGGTCAGCAGGTACAGGAGCATCATTCCGAGGACGGCGACCCCGCTGAACCAGGAGAAGAGCGTCAGCACGGGGTCCTTGCCGGCGAGGGCGAAGGGAACCACCAGGACCACCGCGACGGCCGTCTGCACGCAGCCCGCCACCCAGGGTGAACGGCGGCTGTTGAGCGTACAGAGGCGGCCGGGAAGCAGTCCGTCGCGGCCCAGCGAGAACAGGTAGCGGTTGGCCGAGTTGTGGAAGGTGAGGAGGCCGGCGAAGAGGGAGGTGGCCAGCAGGACCGGCAGGACGTCGCCCACCCAGTTGCCGAACTCGGCGGCGATCGGGGCGAAGACGAACGCGGTCGAGTCCCCGCTCTCCAGCGCCTTGCCCGCCGCCGCGACGGCCGTCGAGGGGCCATGCGCGGAGACGAGCATCCAGGAGGTCAGGGCGAAGAAACCGACGACCACGACGATCGCGAGGTAGGTGGCGCGCGGGACGGTCTTCTTCGGTTCGCGCGCCTCCTCGCCGTAGATCGCGGTGGCCTCGAATCCGAACATGGAGGCGAGGGCGAACATCACGGCAACGCCCGGCGCGCCCTGGGTGATGGCGCTCGGTGAGAAGGTCTCCGAGATCCCGAGCCCCTCCGGTCCACCACCCTTGAAGAGGGTGACGAGGCTGAAGACGAGCAGGATGCTGAACTCGGCCAGGACGAAGACCGCGAGCAGTTTGGCGCCCATGTCGATGCCGGTGGCGCCGAGCAGCTGCACGAGGGCCATGGTGGCCAGCGACCACACCCACCACGGCAGGTCGAGACCCGTGTGGGTGCTGACCAGGCCGTTGACGATGGCGCCGTACAGCCCGTACATGGCGGCCTGGATGGCGCAGTACGCGAAGAGCGCCACGCCCGCGCTGCCGGCCCCGGCGGTCCGCCCGAGACCTTTGCCGATGTACGTGTAGAACGCGCCCGCGTCGACGACGTGCCGGCCCATCGTGACGAAGCCGACGGCAAAGAGCAGGGTCACCACACCGACCAGCACGTATGCGCCGGCCGTGCCGGGACCGTTGCCGATCGCGACGGAGATGGGGACCGACCCGGCGATGCCGGTGAGCGGCGCCTGTGCGGACAGGACGAGGAAGAGGATGCCCAGCACGCCGAGAGCGTTGGGCTTGAGCTTGCCTGCGGGGGATGCGTCCCGCGCGGTCTGCTCTGGGGAGACCGTCTGACTGTCCACTCGGATCACCTGCCAGGGGAAGAGGGGGAATCGTTTCAGGCCAAACGAGTTGCCTCATGGTGGGGTGGAACTATCCGTTTGGCAAGGGGGTCGGCGCGGGCGATTCCGGCGCCGACGGGTTTTCTTACACAGCCGTAATCAGCGGCCGACCGTCGGCCGCCACGGGGAGAGTGCGCCTGCCGAAGACAGGGCGCGAGGCGAGCGCTCAGGCCTCGCCGTCGCGGTCGGCGGCCAGGAGCCGCAGGACGTTGCGCAGCTCGTCGAGGGCGTCCTCGATGATCTCGCGCTCGCCGAACACGAGCTGGTGCAGGACGAGGCCCTCCAGCGTGGCGAAGACCATGCGGGACAGGCCCTCGCCGACCGGCCCCGGCAGCAGCTGGGCCAGCTCGCGCCGGGTGGCCTCGAAGTACTCGTCGTCGTACAGGGCGCGCAGGTGCGGGAGCAGCTCGGGCCTGCGGCGGGACTCCAGCAGCAGTTCGTACTGGAAGGCCTGGAGATCGGGGCCGCTCTCCACCATCTCCGTCAGCCCGGCCGAGAAGTCGGCCGCCCTGCCCGTACCGGTTTCGAGGTCGCTGCTGGTCAGGGAGGAGCGGATGGCGTGGGTGAGGGCCTCTTCGATCAGCGCGTCGCGCGAGCCGAAGTGATGCACGACGAGCCCGTGGGTGACCCCCGCCTCCTCGGCGACCGCCCGGTACGTGAGCTTGCGGAGCCCGCCGCGGGCCACCACGCGTACGGCGGCGTTCAGCAGGGCCTCGCGGCCGGCTCCGTAGGTCACGCGCTTGCGGGGGCGGCGCGGGGCGGCGGGCTCGGTCATGCCCGCGACCCTACCCGTGGCCGTGACGCTGCCTGTGCCCACGGTCAACGCCGGGGCGCCCGGATGCCGCGGAACTCCCAGTCGCCGCCGAGCGCGGTGGACAGCACCTCCTCGGACTCGGTGGGCTGCGCGCCGACGTCGGTCCGGATCGGGGTCGGGCCGGTGACGATGTGGTTCGTCAGCCGTCCGAGCCCCTCGACCTCGACCTCGACGATGTCGCCGGGCTGGACGGGCCGGGAGTTGGCGGGAGTGCCGGAGAGCAGCACATCGCCCGGGTAGAGGGTGATGGTGCGGGCGATGTCGGCGACGAGATAGTGCATGTCCCACTCCATCTCGTCCGTCGAACCGTCCTGCACGACCTCGCCGTTGACATACGTGCGCAGGTACTTGCCGTGGAAGTCCCAGTCGGTGACCAGGCCGGGGCCGAGCGGGCAGAGCGTGTCGGAGCCCTTGACGCGGAGCATCGAGCCGGCGTCGGTGTCGCGGAAGTCGTGCAGACCGTAGTCGTTGGCGACGGTGTAACCGGCGATGTACTCCCCCGCCTCGGCCTGCGAGATGTTCCGCGCGGTCTTCCCGATGACGATGGCGACCTCGCCCTCGTAGTTGAGCCACTTGCAGCCCTCGGGACGGACGACGGCGCCCTGGTGGGAGTTGAGGGACGAGGTCGGCTTGTGGAAGTAGGTGGGTGTGGGCGTCAGCCGGATCTGGAACTCGTCCACGCGGCTGCGGTGGTTGAGGTGCACGGCGACAACCTTGGACGGCACGACCGGCGGCAGATGCCGCGCCTCGCCCACCTTGACCCGGCGGCCGTCCCCGGCGACGAGTTCGTCACCGTCGACGGTGACCTGGACGGCGGCGCCGTCGAGGAGGATACGGCGGTATTC
Protein-coding sequences here:
- a CDS encoding LacI family DNA-binding transcriptional regulator, with the protein product MGITIADVAARAGVSKTTVSRVLNDKGEIHENTVLKVRKAISELGYVPSAGAVGLARGTTQMIGMLVPDLAWVWSGIVQAVVDTLESEGFGLRMLTWNRGEESLRRLGLQVAAKSFDGLLVLEPEGALGYITELHESGLPVVLIDDRFQRPGFPYVTTTNREGGEQAARHLLEIGRRRPLVVTGPEAYGCTRERLGGFVDVYAQAGIELDRRSIICGDFQFENSRSAVAQALADGVEFDAVFGHNDPSAAGVLAALHHAGLEIPQDVAVVGFDDVELASYTYPALTTIRQPMREMGEAAARLLLDHVRRSPEAAPSRTIPTSLVIRGSSFQPNLN
- a CDS encoding gamma-glutamyl-gamma-aminobutyrate hydrolase family protein — encoded protein: MTTRPRPLIAIPARFAASTSALRYAAEVNARALIEAVWRAGGEPATIHPAESDVAARLARFDGVLLPGGGDLAPHRYGAADTHDSVYDVDDLQDTFDLQVARSALESGIPLLAICRGLQVVNVALGGTLDQDMGGPEREHRHVIHPVTIRQGSLLARVVGAEKAEASCYHHQRVDRPGAGLEVIATAVDGTIEALELPDTRSWFTAVQWHPEDTAHEDPAQQRLFDALVSAAGERV
- a CDS encoding aldehyde dehydrogenase; translated protein: MSPVTHDEWLRRAKAPTVHGAHHIDGRDEPGGGATFAVVSPRDGQVLTEVADGGPAEVDAAVAAARRAFDTGPWPRLAPAERGRVLLRLAELLEEQRELLALTVTLEMGKPITDAHDIELRAAINTFRWYGQLADKLTDESPHTAPDALALVTREPAGVVGAVVPWNFPLTLASWKVAPALAAGCTVVLKPSENSPLSALQLGRLGTQAGLPPGVLNVVAGDGPGAGRALGLHPDVDVLAFTGSTAVGRHFLRYSADSNLKRVWLELGGKSPNIILPDAPDLEKAAATAAWGIFFNQGEMCTAPSRLLVHSSIAEQVTEAIVRRARELRVGDPLDPATEMGALVGEPHLGRVLDHIGAGREEGARLRTGGTRVLETTGGTYLEPTVFDQVGPGTRLAREEIFGPVLSILTFDDVDEAVRLANATDYGLAAGLWTSDLTTAHQVSRALKAGTVWVNCYEEGDLTVPFGGMKQSGNGRDKSAHALEKYTELKTTWIQL
- a CDS encoding APC family permease; translated protein: MDSQTVSPEQTARDASPAGKLKPNALGVLGILFLVLSAQAPLTGIAGSVPISVAIGNGPGTAGAYVLVGVVTLLFAVGFVTMGRHVVDAGAFYTYIGKGLGRTAGAGSAGVALFAYCAIQAAMYGLYGAIVNGLVSTHTGLDLPWWVWSLATMALVQLLGATGIDMGAKLLAVFVLAEFSILLVFSLVTLFKGGGPEGLGISETFSPSAITQGAPGVAVMFALASMFGFEATAIYGEEAREPKKTVPRATYLAIVVVVGFFALTSWMLVSAHGPSTAVAAAGKALESGDSTAFVFAPIAAEFGNWVGDVLPVLLATSLFAGLLTFHNSANRYLFSLGRDGLLPGRLCTLNSRRSPWVAGCVQTAVAVVLVVPFALAGKDPVLTLFSWFSGVAVLGMMLLYLLTSVSVVVFFRRERLDTRLWNTLIAPALATVAVAGAVWLILDNFTTLIGGDSDTALWLELTVPAVMALGVVTARLTRPRVQAADA
- a CDS encoding TetR/AcrR family transcriptional regulator, whose amino-acid sequence is MTEPAAPRRPRKRVTYGAGREALLNAAVRVVARGGLRKLTYRAVAEEAGVTHGLVVHHFGSRDALIEEALTHAIRSSLTSSDLETGTGRAADFSAGLTEMVESGPDLQAFQYELLLESRRRPELLPHLRALYDDEYFEATRRELAQLLPGPVGEGLSRMVFATLEGLVLHQLVFGEREIIEDALDELRNVLRLLAADRDGEA